In Nostoc sphaeroides, the genomic window AAGCATAGCTCAAAGGTGGTATTTGGGAAATAGAGGCTACTTGTTGGGCATGAGTAGAAAGATAGAACTCAAACATTACTTGGGTTTTCTGGTCTATTTGCACATAGTAGGTAGGATGAGATTGGAGAATTGAGGCGATCGCGCTTTGTTGTAAAAAACTTCTTAAAACAGGGTTATAGTCACTTAATAGACCTATGCTACCAGTCGTCGCCAAAGCCAGCCAACAGGGAATTAACCAACCTGCAATCCAATAACGGGCTGTGAGAAACTTTTTGCCAAAGTGGTAACGACTAATCCACACCACAGGTAAAATTAACCAACCCAAGCCCAAAACTAAGGCAATAGTTGCATAGTTGCGGATATCAGAACTACCCCAACGAAGAACACCAATACTCGTTATTACAAGTAAAACACCGAACCCACCAAAGCCATAACTGATATTTCGAGGAAGATTCTTCTTTGCAAAAAGGCTTAATATATTTATTTTACCTTTTTGAAGAGGTAATTGGGGGGAAATTCCTGTCTGGTAAATACTACCTAACCAGTTTAAACCCACAGATGCAAACAAAGCTATAAATGGATAAAGGCAAAGACTATAGTGAGGGAGACGAGTGCTAAAAAGACTAAGTTCACAAAATAGGACAATTGGAAAGCCAACTAATATTAACTGATAACGAGCAATCGGACGACGGACAGTCAAAAACAAACCTAAAAGTCCAAAAAAAGCCCAAGGAAATGCTTTTAAAAGAATATTCCATAAATAAAACAGCCGATCATTTCTATAATTATTTTCAGAACCTAGTTGCACAACAAACTTGAGCAACTCGTCAAAACTTTGATTTCCGTAGTGCAGCCAGCTTAACCACAGCCAAATGCAGGTAGGGATTAAACCGACAAAAAAGCCTAAATACAAAAATGGGTTAGTAAGATGATGATGACGGCGATGTTCCCAAATTAAATAAGGGAGTAAAGCTACGATTGGCAAAAAAATCATAAAGCTTCTGACTAAGAAGCCTAAACCTAAACTTAAACCAGCTATAAAACTCCAAAAATAGCGATATTTAGGATGTAATTCCGTTTTGATTAAAGACCAAATAGCTAAAAGTACCAAGAAAATCATCGGCAGATCAGGTGTACTTAAGCGAGAGTATTGCAGCCAGAGAAATTCCACACTTAAAATTGCAGCAGCAAGCCAAGCTAATTTTTTGCCTAGCATAATTTTGCCGATTTCATACACCAGCCATAAGCTAAAAATGCTAGCAATCATACTAGGAATACGCGCACTAGTATCACTCATCCCAAACAGCTTGTAGAAACTGGCAATTATCCAATAAGGGCCAGGGGTTTTATGATGTGCTGTTTCCCAAGGAGTTATCCAATTACCAGAATCAAACATTAGACGGGCACGCGATGCGTAAAGTGCTTCATCATGTGCCATCAGGCTATTGTGCCCAGAAGTAAATAATAATAAGGGCAGTATCCAAACTAACAAACTTAAATAGGGTAATAATGCTACTAAGCGGAGTCGTCTAATATACTGCAAGAATTGTAGTTTATATAACATTGAATTGATAAAAATTGAATGCTGCTATTTAGACTCGTTTATGTGCCCTACTGTTATTAAAATATGTTACATAGTGTTTGTTAAAAAATATCTGAAATTGCAGTAATTTTCGGAAAAAGCCCTCTAAAGCAGAGATTTATGCAGTTAAAACCGAATCAACGCCTGAAATTAGACGACACAGACGATAAGCTGTTCTATGCTTATCCCCGCTTTGTTACCCATGTCGATGAAGGATTTATTCAACAGCTAACAGATTTATATCGCGATCGCCTCAAACCCAACACCCGCATTTTTGATATGATGAGCAGCTGGGTGTCTCATCTACCAGAAGAAATGCAGTTTGCCCATGTGGAAGGACACGGACTCAACGGTGAGGAACTAGCACGAAATCCCCGTTTAAATCATTACTTTGTGCAAAATCTTAACGAAAATCCGCAGCTACCTTTACCAGATGAAGATTTTGATGCTGTTCTCAATTGCGTATCTGTGCAGTATGTGCAATATCCAGAAGCAGTATTTTCTGAAATTTACCGCATCTTGAAACCCGGTGGTGTCGCAATTATCAGCTTTTCCAACCGGATGTTTTTTGAAAAAGCGATTCAAGCTTGGCGAGAAGCTTCAGAAGCACAGCGAGTGGAATTAGTCAAAGAGTATTTCGCCTCAGTTCCAGGATTTACAACCGCAGAAGTTATAGCTAATAAATCAACATTACCGAATTTTTTACAGTGGTTGGGTGCAGCTGGAGGAGATCCGTTTTATGCCGTTATAGCTTACCGTAGTTAAGTCAAATATTCACTAGGGGACTTCCAAATAAAAAAATATACAACTATTTCTTGGAAGTCCCTAGTACAATGTCTAAGCTAGTGCAAGAGGGTTTGTAGTAAGCACAAAGCGTGCTTAGAAAATAAGGACTAAAGTCCTTACTACGAACTTACTTACCTGCTCAAAATTAAAATACTTTTGTATATAGATAATTTGTGTAGATGAATTATTGGCTAATGAAATCAGAACCAGAAGCCTATAGCATTGCTGACCTTCAACAGCAGAACGAGACTATCTGGGACGGTGTTCGCAATTATCAAGCTCGCAACTTTTTGCGCCAAATGCATGAAGGAGACTTAGCTTTTTTCTATCACTCCAGCACTAATCCTCCCGGTATTGCTGGGTTAATGCGTGTAGTAAAAAAAGATATTGTTGACCCGACCCAGTTTGAGCCAGAAAGTAAATACTACGACCCGAAATCGAGTTCCGAATCCCCTCGGTGGCAAACAGTTGTAGTGAAATTTGTTGAGGCTTTTTCTAACCCCATCTTGCTATCAATACTTAAAGAAGAGTTTAGCGCCGAAGAGTTAATGTTGGTCAGACAAGGAAATCGGTTATCAGTGATGCCCGTCCCTGAAGCAGTAGCTTTGAAGATTCTGGCGATGAAAACCTTCTAGTTTAAAATTACACTAGGTCTAGGTAAATAAAAGTGCGTCAAAGTTGAGATGCTCACGCCTACATTAGGATTTACGCATAAAGATTCTCTGGGAAAATTGGGTGTGAACTTTACTATTAACGCTGCCAATCATATATTAATCGTCCATGACGATCACGCACAAGTTCCCATTCTCCATGACGATATGGTTGTCCGTGATAACGTACAGAGCGATAGCGTCGTCTGTAATAATGTCGTCGATTCTGCTGGCGTTGATAATTATATTGCCCAGTCCGTTGGCGTCTATGATAACGTCGTCGAGTCCGTCGATGAGCTAACAAAAGCTCTTCACTTTGCTCTCCAACTAATTTTATCTGGGCGTCAAGACTTGGTTCATTGAGAACATTATTTAGAGTATTATCCTTGGCTTCAGCCAAAGTAGGTGGATAAATGAAGGCTAATAGCAGGAACACAATTGAGGATAGCTTTTTGAAACGGTTCACGTCTTTGCTTTTCCTAGAGTATTGGTAATAATTTTATTTAATACTTAAGTTGAGCAATTATATAGTTCAGAATTCACAAACTTTAGTAAGGCAAAAGTAACGAAATTTACTTATATAGCAGTCCGCTTTGATTTTTGAAATTATTTGTGTAGAGAGGGAGTGGGGAGTGGGAGCATCCCACTTTTTCAAAATCTAACAATCTTCCGTCATTGCGAACGCGAGTGCGTCTCGTAGAGAGGAGGAACGACGAAGCAATCGCAATGGCTGGGATTGCTTCGTTCCTCGCAATGACTTGTTTTATTTTATTATTTCATCGAATAATAAAAACTGGGATGCACCCGTTTCGGAGTCTCCGGCTCCGCTCCTGAATTCTGCTTTTTGAATTCTTCTTCAATAGTAAATAAATAAGATGCGTTTCCCCTAGTATTGGAAGTGGTTGCATCCATAGAAAAATCAATTTTGATTCCTCTCAATTGTTATTTGCCAAGTGTTTAATGTGGTTCCTACAGTTTTATCAAGGTTTGTCAAAGCATTGAGATATTCAATAGTTGCATTAAGTTCTGCATTTCTTGCCTCTACCAAACTATTTTCTAGACTGACAATCTCGAAGACTCCAGATCCCCTGCCTAATCTCTGTTTTTCTCTTTCTATCTCTAGTTGTCGTTCAGAAGACTCCCTGGCTTGCCCTGCAAGTTCGACCTGCTTAAAACTCAAATTAACATCTCTAATTCCGTCTGTTACCTGAATATCTAAACTTTCACGCTGCTCGTTCAAATTGTTTTCTGTTTGCAGTAGGTTGACTCGACTGCGCTGAAATGTTTGTTCGACTGTCAGATCGCCTAATGTTTTGCTAAAAATTAGCCCGGCTCTAACGTCTGGTGTTGCATTGTTTCCTGCATTGTCATAACTGATATTTAAACCTAAGTCCCAACGTCTGTTATTTTCTGCCTCTAACAGGTTAAGTTTAGCTATATCTTGGTTTAACTGTGCCTGCAAATATTCCGGCTGATTTAAGAGCGCTAATTGCTTTATTTTGTTTTGGTCTAAAGTAACGGGTGACGCCTTGGGAACTTCTGCTGCCACAATATTAGTATTTTGATCGATATCGAGAACCTGAAGTAAAGCTAACTTTGTTGACTGAAGACTATTTTGAGCAGCCACCAAGCTGACTTGTCGGTTAGCGATCGCTGTCTGGCTTTGGATAATTTCAACTGGTGCTAACCTACCCGCAGCAATCAGAGCTTGGTTAATTTCCAGAATTTCTTGAGCGCTTTTCAGAGAAAGCTGTTCGATTTTCAATTGTTCCTGAGCGCGGAGTAAATTTCGGTATGCCAAAATAGCATCCGTAATAGTATTGGTCAATGTCGATTTTAAACCCAGGACATTGCTTTTTTCTGTGAGTCGAGCAGTCTTAATTGAAGCTCTGTTTACATCGACTCCAGCTCCTCTCAATAGAGGTTGGTTAAAACTTATCTTTGGCGTTAGAGCGTTACCTGCGAAGCCAAAACTCAGTTCTCCCCCGGTGGGAATCTTCATTTTTGCCTCAAGACCGGCTTCATTAGTAGTTGTGGTTGCACTAGACTCGGATGATGCTACCGACATTGAAAGGGAGGGTGTAAAATCAGGAGCAAATTTATCTTCTGCCACTGCCAGGTCTTGTCTTTGAGCTATCCTTTCGAGATATGAGTTTTTAATCGTTCTATTGTTTTGCAAAGCCAAAACGACAATATCAGAAAGCTTCAGTGCAACTGTACCAGCATTCTGTAATGATTCCTGTTGATTTTGTTTGAGACTATTTTCAGCCTTTTTTTCGACTTTTGGAAATTGATTCTGAGAAATTAGCGCTGCTGCTTGGGTTTGCTCTCCTTGCGTATCAGTGGTTAACTGAAAGTTGATCGGTGATTCTTCTTTGGAGACGCTTTGAGATGGCGCTCTAACCAAGTCCGGCGGCGGCTGCTTATCATTTATTAAGTTGAAGGTTAAGAGCGATCGCCGAAGGCGGGTCTTCGACCATCGCGTCTGGTTGTTAAGAAGCTGCTGGTTATTTTGATTCTGAGGTTGCAAATTAGCTACAAGTGTGTTGTGCATTTTTGAAGCGTCAAGTGTAGGTTTTGCGCTGTTTGTTGGCTGTTGGCGTTCTTGGTCTGTTGGATGCGATCGCGTTTTCCTGTCGTTACTAATTGGCTGATTGCCTTCGCTAACGATTGGCGGTTTGACTGCTGTCTCAACGCCAACAGCAGGTGTGAATATCTTCGGGGACTTAAAAATCTGGGTGAGAATACGAGTTGTACCCAGAATAACAGTTGAAACAACGACCGCATTAAGTAAGAATAAGTTGAGCGATCGCAAAGATAGATAAAGTTGGTTTTGAGGTTGAGAATCTTGGTTAGGTAGCTTCTGCATGATGAGATTAATTTAGTAGATTGTTCTGCTCGCCTAATTTAGATTGAGATTGATTTTTGGCGTTGTTTAGATAAAGCGATCGCACGTTGCCTTCATGACTCACACCTCGCCTTTATCTCCTCTCCTTATGCTCATAGAGGAATGCCGTAGGCGTGGTGAGGTAATTGAGCCGTAACTCGCTATCAAATCTTTAGACACCGCCGCCACTGTCAGGTTGGCGTTGTCAGATTTGTAAGTTGCATCGGGTAGTAGTTTACGTTTAGTAAAACCCATTGCTGCTGTCTGAATACTAGTCTTGATTTTACCCTAAACTGCTTACTTTACTTTTTGTGTAACTTTCGGAAACAAAAGTGCTTTAGTTTTGAGCGCAAAAGATTATAGAATTATTAACAACCAAGTTTTAAGGAAAGCAGGAAGCCGGAGGAATTTTATACCATTTCTCCAAATATTTCCCAAATATGATACCCCCAGTCCCTCTTTTTTAAAGGTCTGGGGGAATTCTGATATGTTGCAATCTTATAAAAACTTATTATTACTATTCAGCATTAAAACTGCTTTTGGACGTTTCAAAAGTTAACACAATAAAAACATAATTACTATAGTTATGTTTTAAAAACAAGCTGTATTGCCTTGATTTTCTATATTGATTGATATAAAAATTGAATTAAGTAGATTAAGCATTGACGGCTTAGTTTTACTTAAGAAAACTAGGTGAAAAAACTATAACTAAACCTACAGAAGATCATGTCAATCGCAAATACAAGTCAATCAAAGAGGCTGATAACGCTGATTCCTGCTGTTCTTTTTGCTGTTGCATCGTGGCCAAATAATGCACAAGCTGCAACGGCGCCATCTTGTGTTAACCTTACACAGTCGAAACAGGTAATATCACGGGCTCCTGATAAAATAGTAGCCACAGCTACGAATCGTTGCAGTGGAACACAACGTTTTCGTATGATATGGGCTTTTGCAGCAGATGGTTCTTGCCGAAGCATTCCGCCTGGTGGTTCGTTCACAGAGACACGGGGAATCGGGTTCCCTCCCGCACCTAAAGTGAGCGAATTGCGAAAATGCTGATGAGGTTTATAAAAATCTAGGCGTTGGTGAATTGTAATTGGAAGCATAAGCTTTCGCTAGCGGAAAAGTTATGCTTCCAATTACAGAGGACATCTATCTGCCCCAGCTTCTATGCTTCCTCCAGCACTCGGCACAGCACCGCCATTATTTTGTTATTAGTACTAGGAGAATAACGCTATAGCGTTAATTGTTGGGTTTCGTTTCTCAAACGCCACTTGCTTCTCCCAAGGGGAGACGCAGCGCGAACAAGCCGGGGAACCCGTCCAACGCAGTGGCTCCCCAACCTACGCAGTTAAGGTTTTTATGGCTAACTGAACTGTGAGCAAACCCCAAACTTTTGTCAGAGTTTGGATTTACTTTCTTTTTTGAAATTCCTGCACCAAAAATAGGCAAGTAATACCACCAGGCTAAAAAAACAACTGCTGGTAGTTATATTTTCCTATTGTCCTTTGTGAGTTAAAATACAAAGGTAATTCATAGCAATTAATACCTTCGCCAATTTAAGAGTATTGGCCTAGATAAAACCTAAGATTTTACACGCTTGTTTTTGCCTTATAGCGAAAACAAGCGTATAAAATCCTATGTGGTTCTTGTAGAAGGAATTTATAGTATCGTGTCTGTTTGGACTAGGGCTTTACGTTTTGCCTAACAGTTAACCACGCTCTTATCTTGGGCTATTTCGGCAAAAGCTAGACTACCTCTATTTTTTGGGAAGGCATTGATGGCAATAAAACTCAATTTATCAAAGGAGAATACTCATGTCTTATCTCACAAAGCTAAGTCAGTCACCACGTTTAATGACTCTTGCAGTTTGTAGTGCGATGTTGGCTACAGTTCCTATTGATGCTGCTTTTGCAGGGCCATCCTCTCCTAGTACTTATCAAAATTCTTGTCGGAACATTGGTGTTACTGGAGCCACCCTAACAGCAAACTGTCGTAGAAGAAATGGCACATTCAACCGAACATCAATTCTGATTAGAGGAATTGACAATATTAATGGAAATTTGAGGTATGGTAGTAGTCCCACAGCCGCTAGTAGTTATGCAGCTTCTTGTCAGAACATTCGTGTTTCTGGAGCTACTCTAAGAGCAAATTGTCGTACAAGAAATGGCAGATTAAACTCAACATCAATTCTGATTCGGGGAATCGACAATATTAATGGAAACTTGAGGTATTCATAGGTAGTAAGTAGGATGCAATTAGAGGCAGTTTTGCTGCCCGAACCTTTTGAGTAAGGGAACTCAAAAAAATAAATTATTCCACATTCAAGTCGTTGACTGTTGACTGTTGACTGTTGACTGAAAACTCGTGAACCGTCAACGGTCAATAGTGAACAATAGCAATGGAATATTTTTTTACTTGGAAGTCCCTAAATGAACTACCCCACCTGAATTTTAAAATCAGGTGGGGTAATTCACGTGCGGCAAACACTACGTGCTACGCAAAGCTGTAACAGGATTTAGCTGGCTAGCTCGTAAAGCCGGGAGAAAACCAGCGCCCACCCCCACCAGCAGCGCCGATCCTAAAGACAAAGCGGCTGTACTGCTTTCAAATTGGTACGGCAAATCAAAAGTACCGACAACCACCAACGTCAACCCATGCACTGTCATCAGCGCCACAGTTCCCCCTAACAAACTCAAAACCGCCGCTTCGAGAATGAACTGCAACATGATGTCCTGCTTTGTTGCCCCGATCGCTAGCTTCAGACCAATTTCGGCAGTCCGCTCCGCTACGGTGGCGATGGTAATATTGGCAATGCCGACACCACCCACCAATAGAGAGATTACTCCCACTGCTGCCAGTGCCATTGAAACGGATTCAAGAGTTTTTTGTTGCTCCAGGATGTCTTCAACATTGTTAGCAACATAAAATTTTTGACTTGGAAAGCGCTGCTCCAACAGTTTTCTTGTCTGTTCTTCCAAGTTTTTCAGGTCTTCGAGTTTGTGGGGGCGCATCCAAATAGTTCCAATATCCTGGCTACCCATTAAAGCGTTGAAAAGCGACATCGGTATCAGTAGCTCACCTTCAGGCGTCTCGTTGTTACCGGGATTAGTGTTTACCACCCCCACGACGATATAGGGTCTGCGATCGGCATAAATGCGCTTACCCGTTGGCTTTTGACCTTTGAAAAGTTTGTCCGCCAGAAATTGATCAATTACCACCACAGGTCGATAGCTGGCAAAATCTGCTTTTGTGAAGAAGCGTCCCTTGACTAATTGCTTACCGGATGTGAGCAAGAAGTTTTGGGAAACACCCAACATCAAAGGATTCTTTGCTTCCTGATCTTGAAAAAATGTTTGAGAAGAAGTTGGGGAACTGGAGGCACTGATTGCTTGCAAGCCCAAGAGCCGTTTTTGCAAGAATTTCATGTCTTCTAGCCGAAGAAGTTGGGACTCTGGGAATATTATGACCTGAGGGGCATCTCGCTCTGCCATTTGACGGGCAATCACTGCCCTACTGATGCTGCCGACCTGAAGCGTCGCTGTTACCGCAGCTACACCCATAAAAACGCCCAAGGTGGTTAGGGTGGAACGCAGAGCATTGCCACTCAGAGAGCGGCAAGTAAGAGCTAGTAGGTCAAAAGATTTGAGACTCATTGCTATTCGCTTTTAGTTTCAGTCGAATTGTCTTCGGGAACGCTTGGCGTTCCTGGTTCCGATTTAGAATCAGCTGCGGGCAGCACCACTTGATCGCCAGGGCGCAGACCAGAAGTTACCTCCACATTAGTCAACCCCTCTAGCCCTAAAGTGATG contains:
- a CDS encoding ArnT family glycosyltransferase is translated as MLYKLQFLQYIRRLRLVALLPYLSLLVWILPLLLFTSGHNSLMAHDEALYASRARLMFDSGNWITPWETAHHKTPGPYWIIASFYKLFGMSDTSARIPSMIASIFSLWLVYEIGKIMLGKKLAWLAAAILSVEFLWLQYSRLSTPDLPMIFLVLLAIWSLIKTELHPKYRYFWSFIAGLSLGLGFLVRSFMIFLPIVALLPYLIWEHRRHHHLTNPFLYLGFFVGLIPTCIWLWLSWLHYGNQSFDELLKFVVQLGSENNYRNDRLFYLWNILLKAFPWAFFGLLGLFLTVRRPIARYQLILVGFPIVLFCELSLFSTRLPHYSLCLYPFIALFASVGLNWLGSIYQTGISPQLPLQKGKINILSLFAKKNLPRNISYGFGGFGVLLVITSIGVLRWGSSDIRNYATIALVLGLGWLILPVVWISRYHFGKKFLTARYWIAGWLIPCWLALATTGSIGLLSDYNPVLRSFLQQSAIASILQSHPTYYVQIDQKTQVMFEFYLSTHAQQVASISQIPPLSYAWIYADQSPKLSRPHRIIGTVKEYQLIQVLP
- a CDS encoding class I SAM-dependent methyltransferase, which codes for MQLKPNQRLKLDDTDDKLFYAYPRFVTHVDEGFIQQLTDLYRDRLKPNTRIFDMMSSWVSHLPEEMQFAHVEGHGLNGEELARNPRLNHYFVQNLNENPQLPLPDEDFDAVLNCVSVQYVQYPEAVFSEIYRILKPGGVAIISFSNRMFFEKAIQAWREASEAQRVELVKEYFASVPGFTTAEVIANKSTLPNFLQWLGAAGGDPFYAVIAYRS
- a CDS encoding EVE domain-containing protein; translated protein: MNYWLMKSEPEAYSIADLQQQNETIWDGVRNYQARNFLRQMHEGDLAFFYHSSTNPPGIAGLMRVVKKDIVDPTQFEPESKYYDPKSSSESPRWQTVVVKFVEAFSNPILLSILKEEFSAEELMLVRQGNRLSVMPVPEAVALKILAMKTF
- a CDS encoding TolC family protein, with translation MQKLPNQDSQPQNQLYLSLRSLNLFLLNAVVVSTVILGTTRILTQIFKSPKIFTPAVGVETAVKPPIVSEGNQPISNDRKTRSHPTDQERQQPTNSAKPTLDASKMHNTLVANLQPQNQNNQQLLNNQTRWSKTRLRRSLLTFNLINDKQPPPDLVRAPSQSVSKEESPINFQLTTDTQGEQTQAAALISQNQFPKVEKKAENSLKQNQQESLQNAGTVALKLSDIVVLALQNNRTIKNSYLERIAQRQDLAVAEDKFAPDFTPSLSMSVASSESSATTTTNEAGLEAKMKIPTGGELSFGFAGNALTPKISFNQPLLRGAGVDVNRASIKTARLTEKSNVLGLKSTLTNTITDAILAYRNLLRAQEQLKIEQLSLKSAQEILEINQALIAAGRLAPVEIIQSQTAIANRQVSLVAAQNSLQSTKLALLQVLDIDQNTNIVAAEVPKASPVTLDQNKIKQLALLNQPEYLQAQLNQDIAKLNLLEAENNRRWDLGLNISYDNAGNNATPDVRAGLIFSKTLGDLTVEQTFQRSRVNLLQTENNLNEQRESLDIQVTDGIRDVNLSFKQVELAGQARESSERQLEIEREKQRLGRGSGVFEIVSLENSLVEARNAELNATIEYLNALTNLDKTVGTTLNTWQITIERNQN
- a CDS encoding CVNH domain-containing protein; its protein translation is MSYLTKLSQSPRLMTLAVCSAMLATVPIDAAFAGPSSPSTYQNSCRNIGVTGATLTANCRRRNGTFNRTSILIRGIDNINGNLRYGSSPTAASSYAASCQNIRVSGATLRANCRTRNGRLNSTSILIRGIDNINGNLRYS
- a CDS encoding ABC transporter permease, with product MSLKSFDLLALTCRSLSGNALRSTLTTLGVFMGVAAVTATLQVGSISRAVIARQMAERDAPQVIIFPESQLLRLEDMKFLQKRLLGLQAISASSSPTSSQTFFQDQEAKNPLMLGVSQNFLLTSGKQLVKGRFFTKADFASYRPVVVIDQFLADKLFKGQKPTGKRIYADRRPYIVVGVVNTNPGNNETPEGELLIPMSLFNALMGSQDIGTIWMRPHKLEDLKNLEEQTRKLLEQRFPSQKFYVANNVEDILEQQKTLESVSMALAAVGVISLLVGGVGIANITIATVAERTAEIGLKLAIGATKQDIMLQFILEAAVLSLLGGTVALMTVHGLTLVVVGTFDLPYQFESSTAALSLGSALLVGVGAGFLPALRASQLNPVTALRST